GAGGGGGAACGCGTCGCGCGGAGCTTCGACATCTCGCGCGACTTGGAGCGTCCATGATTTTGGCGGCGAACTCGTTCCGCGTTCGAAcatttggtaacagaattaaatatttacgtgaaatcttgttttaaattttcaatccttagatataaaagttgaacattttataaatttttaactacaaaataattattcaattttaaatttgataaattttgtcaaaatttcaacttcaaatgcttataaaaaaaatgtgtgcttatgtatttttaatattttacaattgctattgtaacaatacaatatatcaggagccttgcattaaaatttcacgcatttttaccaaacaaataaaattttattgatatatcttagttctaaaaagaaaattttttacgaattattaactcaaaataatttgctaattttcgtaatttttactcattgtttcaatttttgaactttaaatgctaataaaaaaaaaattgtgactaaggatttttaatattttttaaatctcattgtaacaatatagtaggaaccttgtattaaattttcaagtatttttactcaacaaataaagttttattaacattcatagaaaaaaaaactaattaaattggaaactgaaattgtctgtaaactgctcaaaacaaatcaaaatatttttaaaattgtattatgtaggtatagaaaatggaaatataaacaaccagtgaaaatttcatgtatctacagtcattccttttaaagttacaccaaaaaccaaaatcaattttctcgaaaacagattttgcgtaaaaattcctgtttttcctaaCCTTCCTAACCTTCctgtttgaaaactattggaaatttcaaattttgacctcttgaatgcaccaactagattcactttcctatcaaacaagatactgttcaAGAAAATCCAAGATTgatacctgattgatattgtgatatgattaatttggaatttattattaatacctattataggttaatttttttttaatactttagataagtatacctataataggtatgtctaatacctagactgacaaaccgtctccactcggtatcgtttttcttatacagtgatattatatcattgaattcaaatttaatactatccattatacatgtgatccacttgtaacctatactgtacagcagagcgacatccacttacccaccttttttttacatCGCTGTACATTCGAGGTCCTGGATATGGTCTGAGTAAATAGCTTGAAAAGCTTAACAAATGATAACATATGGTAACTTTTCATTTGTACCCGGTAATGCTCGATTATTTGGaatgttaagtttatttttttcaagagCTTTTCCAAAATTTGAATGTGATAGAATACCTCTATCACTATTTTTTCCAAATGCACCAATATCGACAACGGTAAATTTATATTGGGCGTCAACTAATGCTAGAAGAACaattgaaaaagtttttttataattaatgtataatgagCCAGTGTTTGGAGGGGCTTCAATCACAACATGCTTTCCGTCCAAAGCACCAAtgcaattttgaaaattccaaatttCCCAGAACTCATTTGCTATTCGCTCCCAATCTTCTTTTTGAGGATTTTGATGCATTCTTCTTTTAGTTTTAAGATAATTGCATTACATACTTCGATGACAATTCTTTGCACAGTCGAATGACCTAATCGAAAACTGAAGGctatttacttttgacccccccaaagtaccaactagattcactttcctatcagaaaaggtacagttgaagaaaatccaagcacttttactgtcctaaaaggtgatgacagacacaaaaaaaaattaaaaatttaaaaaaaaaaaaaaaacacacatcattgtaaaatcaacagtcctgtaaagtatttgagtaaaagtatttgaataaaagtattcaaatacttttttaagtaggtattgaataacctttttaaatactttcagcatgaagtattttgaatgtatttgaatacttctttttgtataaatacttttggtatgaatactttggttttttatttcgaacatttattcgaaataattggttggaaaaatattattgtcaactacaataatggaataatagttttatttaatattctgtatttctgtgttagccgaagcccaaaggtttgtgaaaacaagatttctaaaaaaagttattgaatattgaataataatattacctttaaaactattagataactattagattacctactacctatgtgtttatattacgataattagaaacccactttaaaaaccaaaagcatttgaaaagtatttaaaatactttttcaaagtatttgagtagtatttgaaatactttacaattaaagtatttaagtagtatcttaaatacttaaaataaaatgtatttgagtatttactcaagtactttttaaaagtattctttacaggactgaaaatcaatacattcatcgttccactcagaatctaaagtgTAATAAGTGTAtcagttttaaacaaaatatttttattaatacaaattataatattattatttgtataaaaatatataaaaggtattaattgatatattcaattagatattaattCTACGGTTTTTCAAAGTTGCCCATAATGTTGCTATTTTGTACATACCATCTAATATTGATCAACCACATATTTTTCCACGCTTAAAATCATAAGTGAATCCAAATTCCAATCTATCATCACCTATAGatgatcttaaattattttttattagtcggAGTTTGCTAAATGATCTTTCATTCGTTGCGACACTTACTGGTGCAGTCAAGGCCAATTtatggattttattatataatatataatatatcttaggaaaattataattatcataattagtagaaagatacaaatatacaattgtaaaaaggtggataagtggatgtcgctctgctgtacagtaggttagaagtgggtcactgtataatggacagtattaaatttgaattcaatgatataatatcactgtataagaaaaacgattctgagcggagacggtatatcagtctatgtattagacatatatatacctatcaatggtattaaaaaaaaaaggtgggtaagtggatttcgctctgctgtacagtaggttacaagtgggtcactgtataatggatggtattaaatttgaattcaatgatataatatcattgtataagaaaaacgattctgagcggagacggtatgttagtctaggtataaggcataatattatattaggtacctataataaattccaaattatataacgcgttatacatcaacaaaaaaccgtggtactatcatagatatataatagtatactttagaagtttcaagtacccacgaataatattatacaatcacaacaaNNNNNNNNNNNNNNNNNNNNNNNNNNNNNNNNNNNNNNNNNNNNNNNNNNGGaatctgtattacattttcatatcttagatttaaaaagaaaaatttttatgaatttctaactcgaaataatttgcaaattttcgtgatttttccatattttgtcattttttgaacttaaaatgcttataaaaaaaaactgtgactaacgatttttaatatttttcatctgcctttgaaacaatatactaggagccttctattaaattttcaagcttttttatccaacaaataaaattttattgatatttttagaaaaaaaactaaaaaaaaatggaaaatgaaaatgtccgtaaagagctcaaaataaatcaaaatattttcaaaattttaccgtgtatagaaaatgcaaatataaacaacctgtgaaaatttcatatatcta
This is a stretch of genomic DNA from Acyrthosiphon pisum isolate AL4f chromosome A3, pea_aphid_22Mar2018_4r6ur, whole genome shotgun sequence. It encodes these proteins:
- the LOC103308274 gene encoding uncharacterized protein LOC103308274; the encoded protein is MHQNPQKEDWERIANEFWEIWNFQNCIGALDGKHVVIEAPPNTGSLYINYKKTFSIVLLALVDAQYKFTVVDIGAFGKNSDRGILSHSNFGKALEKNKLNIPNNRALPGTNEKLPYVIIC